From a single Paramisgurnus dabryanus chromosome 17, PD_genome_1.1, whole genome shotgun sequence genomic region:
- the gchfr gene encoding GTP cyclohydrolase 1 feedback regulatory protein produces the protein MIMPYLLISTQIRLETGPTTVGDEYSDPAVMNYLGARKTTMLGNNFSEYHVDEPPRLVLDKLEKIGYRVVNMTGVGQTLIWCLHKETSDTL, from the exons ATGATAATGCCGTACCTCCTCATCAGTACACAGATCCGACTG GAGACGGGACCAACCACGGTCGGGGACGAGTATTCCGATCCCGCTGTCATGAACTACCTCGGAGCCCGGAAAACCACCATGCTGGGAAACAACTT CTCAGAGTACCACGTTGATGAACCTCCACGACTCGTCTTAGACAAACTGGAGAAGATCGGCTACAGGGTTGTTAACATGACAGGCGTGGGCCAGACGCTGATTTGGTGTCTTCATAAAGAGACAAGTGACACTTTGTGA